The following proteins are encoded in a genomic region of Streptomyces sp. NBC_01723:
- a CDS encoding extracellular solute-binding protein — translation MQRRRTGTIAVVSALGMTAVLGGCGLTGDSGEVTLKLVAADYGDSKDNSSQNYWDELVKSYEAKNPDVHVEVDVYSWNDVDRKVREMVDAGEAPDMAQIGAYSDYADKDLLYAADDVLSIPVQAGFVSQLAGAGQVNGVQYGLPFAASTRVLFYNKTLFAEAGVTPPKSWDDLADAAEALDAKGVKYPYALPLGAEEAQAETMQWMLSGGGGYTDDLGTYSVDSPQNVTTFTWLRDELVAKGLTGPVAPGKLNRAAAFAAFANGDVGMLNGHPSLMKMASDKGVKYGMVTTPGADGESQNTLGVSDWMTAFKKNGHQEEIGDFLDFVYSDENVLDFSREYDLLPVTTSASQVMSTAAEDRNLKPFLDELLLSELYPVGKTSWASVSADVKKRIGQAVAPGGSPQEVLAQIQATAMRVGSAE, via the coding sequence GTGCAGCGGCGTAGGACAGGAACGATCGCGGTGGTGTCCGCACTGGGCATGACGGCGGTCCTCGGCGGCTGCGGCCTCACCGGCGACTCCGGCGAGGTGACTCTGAAGCTGGTCGCCGCCGACTACGGCGACAGCAAGGACAACAGCTCCCAGAACTACTGGGACGAGCTGGTCAAGTCCTACGAGGCCAAGAACCCCGACGTGCACGTGGAGGTGGACGTCTACTCCTGGAACGACGTCGACCGGAAGGTCCGGGAGATGGTCGACGCCGGTGAGGCGCCCGACATGGCGCAGATCGGCGCGTACTCCGACTACGCGGACAAGGACCTGCTCTACGCCGCCGACGACGTGCTCTCGATCCCGGTCCAGGCCGGCTTCGTCTCCCAGCTCGCGGGCGCCGGCCAGGTCAACGGGGTCCAGTACGGGCTGCCCTTCGCGGCCTCCACCCGCGTGCTCTTCTACAACAAGACCCTCTTCGCCGAGGCCGGCGTCACCCCGCCCAAGTCCTGGGACGACCTCGCCGACGCCGCCGAGGCGCTCGACGCGAAGGGCGTGAAGTACCCGTACGCCCTGCCGCTGGGCGCCGAGGAGGCGCAGGCGGAGACCATGCAGTGGATGCTCAGCGGCGGGGGCGGCTACACCGACGACCTCGGCACGTACTCCGTCGACTCGCCGCAGAACGTCACCACGTTCACCTGGCTGCGCGACGAACTGGTCGCCAAGGGGCTCACCGGCCCGGTCGCCCCCGGCAAGCTCAACCGCGCCGCCGCCTTCGCCGCCTTCGCCAACGGCGACGTCGGCATGCTCAACGGCCACCCCTCGCTGATGAAGATGGCCTCCGACAAGGGCGTGAAGTACGGCATGGTGACGACCCCCGGCGCCGACGGGGAGAGCCAGAACACGCTCGGTGTGTCCGACTGGATGACGGCCTTCAAGAAGAACGGCCACCAGGAGGAGATCGGCGACTTCCTCGACTTCGTCTACAGCGACGAGAACGTCCTCGACTTCTCCCGCGAGTACGACCTGCTGCCGGTGACCACCTCCGCGTCCCAGGTCATGAGCACCGCGGCCGAGGACAGGAACCTCAAGCCGTTCCTGGACGAACTGCTGCTCTCCGAGCTGTACCCGGTCGGCAAGACCTCCTGGGCCTCGGTCAGCGCGGACGTCAAGAAGCGGATCGGCCAGGCGGTCGCCCCCGGCGGCAGCCCCCAGGAGGTGCTCGCCCAGATACAGGCGACCGCGATGCGGGTGGGCAGCGCGGAGTAG